CCAGCGAGGCGAAGTGCAGGATATCGCGGATTTTGTGGGGGATTCATTCGGCCTGAGCCAGAAAGCAGTTGATAGCGGCGCAGAAATAATCGTCTTTTGCGGTGTTGATTTCATGGCCGAAAGTGCTGCCATACTGAATCCCGAAAAGACTGTCCTTATGCCTGAAACAAGTGCCCAGTGCCCCATGGCGGCTATGATTTCACCAGAGTCCTTAAAGCTTGAAAAAAAGAAATATCCTGATGCTGCCGTTGTCTGTTATGTTAATACTCCGGCTTCTGTTAAAGCAGAAAGTGATATCTGCTGCACATCAGCAAACGCGGTTAAAGTGGTGAATGCACTCCCGGAGAATGAAATAATCTTTGTCCCTGACAGGAATCTTGCCCTTTTTGTTTCGGCCTATACCACTAAAAAAATAATCCCGTGGAATGGCTATTGTCCCACCCATCACCTGATACTGCCGGGTGATATTCTTCTTGAAAAAGAGGAGCATCCCGGTGCGCAAATTCTCGTTCATCCCGAATGCAGGCCTGATGTGGTATCACTTGCAGACCAGGTACTCAGTACCGCAGGAATGCTAAAATATGCAAAACAATCCGGTTCCAGGGAATTCATCATAGGCACGGAACTCGGACTTTTGCACAGGCTGCGAAAGGAAAATCCCGATAAGATCTTTATACCTGCTACTAATTTAGCCGTCTGCCCCAACATGAAAATGAATACTCTTGGAAGTATTATCAGGGCTCTTGAAAATAATCAACATATAATAAAAGTTCCTGAAGATATCAGGATAAAAGCAAAAAAGTCACTCGACAGGATGCTGGAAGTGGGGCGCGGTGATTAATGGTTTATGGTCTATCTTGAGCTAATGCGATACAGGAACTGCGCAATGGCAGGACTTGCAGCGGTTATTGGTGCAGTCATCGCTTACAGCTCGGCTTCAGGAGAACTTTTATGGATAGGGCTTATTTTCATCACGGTTTTCTTAATAACGGGCGCCGGGAATGCCGTTAATGATTATTTCGATGCCGGTATCGATGCTATTAACCGCCCTGACCGCCCTATCCCTTCAGGAAGAATTACTAAAAATTCAGCTTTACGGTTTTCGATTGTATTATTTGCCGCAGGTATCATAATTTCATATTTTATCGGTTCCGACCATATTCCTTTTATCATTGCAGCATTCAACTCATTTCTTCTGTATTTCTACGCATCTTACCTTAAAAGAAAAGTTTTTGTGGGGAATCTGAGTGTCAGTTATCTGACAGGCTCAACATTCCTGTTCGGGGGCGCAGCTTATGGCGGAAAAGGGATCCAGGTGACTTTGATACTTTTTTTCCTGTCTATGCTTGCCACATTTGCACGCGAGATAGTAAAGACCATCGAGGATATGGAAGGGGACAGGAAAGATGGCGCATCAACGCTTCCCATAGTAATCGGTGAAAGACCGGCAGCATATATCGCGTGCGCATTCGGGCTCCTTGCTATCATACTCAGTCCTTTGCCCTATTTGATGAAATTATTCAATGAATACTATCTGTTTGTCGTGGGGATCGCCGATCTGATCTTTCTTTATGCCATTTTCATGATACTGAAAAAAAATCCTGCCGTTTCTTCAAAATATTTTAAAATCGCCATGTTTTTTGCCTTACTCGCTTTTATTGCAGGAAGCCTTCTGAATAATATTTTATAGTATACCTATAATACACCTTTCGTGCTTGGGATGCCTGACCCTGTTATTTTTACGGCTTTTTTTAAAGCAATTCCAAATGCTTTAAAGAGCGCTTCGGTTTTATGATGGTCATTCTCTCCTTTAACATCAAGGTGTGCATTGATCCCGGCATTATTTGTCAATGATTCGAAAAAATGGCGCGTATTCTGGGAGCTAAATCCTCCGATTTTCGCATCTGTGAATTTCCCATTAAATACAAGACAGCTCCGCCCGCTGATATCGATTGCTGCTGTTGCAAGAGCCTCATCCATGGGAACGCACACATCTGCGAATCTCTCGATACCCTTTTTATCTCCAAGGGCTTTTGCAATGGCCATTCCAAGTGTAATGCCCACATCTTCAACAGTGTGATGGTCATCGACTGTAAGGTCGCCGCGTGCTTTTACTATGAGATCAAAAGAGCCGTGTTTTGCAAAGGAATTAAGCATGTGGTCAAAGAATGCAATACCTGTATTGATGTCGGTATTTCCCGATCCATCCAGGTTGATCTTCAGTTCCATATCTGTCTCATTTGTTCTTCTCGATACTTTTGATTCCCTCATGGTAGGATTAAATTATTTGTAATTAATATAAAGCTATTGTTAATCCTTCCGGGAAATCAACTCCGGAATACCAGAGTCTGATTACATCTGTGCCAGGATTTTTACAAGCGGATGTAATGATTCCTGGTTACTAAAATCCGTTTCTGGCGTTTTTTTGAACACTATTCTTCCCTTCCTTGATTCTTCTACCTGTGTAAGTACGGTTCTTGCACTTTCAGAATAGTATTCCTCTTCGCATTCACAACATTTTACGTATGGCTGGGAACCCTTATCCACTAAAACATGGAAATAGAAATTTTTCGTATCATTATTCCCGCAGATCTCACATGGAACAAATTCCTGTATTAATTCACTAATCTTCATAATATCCTCAATAAGTGAAGTGTGTCTTGTATTATATATAATTTATCACTGTCTTAATATAAATAATTATTATAATAATGATTCTAATAAGTATAATCATAGCGTTAATCAGATTCATCATTCTCCCATAAATAGTGAACAAGCTAAAGCTTTTTATATTTACGTGAGAATGATATTATTAAAACAACAAATCAGGATACTATATTAATAAAATATGATCAGACAAAGATTCGTTCTTGATACAAGCGCCCTGACAGATACACAGACACGCGAGATTGAAGGTGGGAATTTAGATACCGCAATGGGAGGGATTCTTGCCATCATTGCGGAGGCGCGCCTCCATCTTGGCATTAGCTGCTATATCCCCTATCCTTCCGTATATACGGAAATGAGAGAATTTGCGAAAAATAACGGGTGCGGTGAGGATACCCTTGCCAGGATCGATACATGGCTGGTTAAAAAAACCCCTGACAGGTATGAAGTTAAAATTCCCTCCAAGATATTCTATGATTATGTGGATTTCATGCGCGGGCGCATCAATAAGGGAATGAACGTAGCAGAGGATGCTATCTGGGAATCTGCAACAGAATGCCTTTTTAGAACCACCAAAGCAAAAACAAAACACGAAATAGAGCCTGACATAGAGCGAAATGTGATTGGCGGCATAAT
This genomic interval from Candidatus Methanoperedens sp. contains the following:
- the hisB gene encoding imidazoleglycerol-phosphate dehydratase HisB gives rise to the protein MRESKVSRRTNETDMELKINLDGSGNTDINTGIAFFDHMLNSFAKHGSFDLIVKARGDLTVDDHHTVEDVGITLGMAIAKALGDKKGIERFADVCVPMDEALATAAIDISGRSCLVFNGKFTDAKIGGFSSQNTRHFFESLTNNAGINAHLDVKGENDHHKTEALFKAFGIALKKAVKITGSGIPSTKGVL
- a CDS encoding geranylgeranylglycerol-phosphate geranylgeranyltransferase; the protein is MVYLELMRYRNCAMAGLAAVIGAVIAYSSASGELLWIGLIFITVFLITGAGNAVNDYFDAGIDAINRPDRPIPSGRITKNSALRFSIVLFAAGIIISYFIGSDHIPFIIAAFNSFLLYFYASYLKRKVFVGNLSVSYLTGSTFLFGGAAYGGKGIQVTLILFFLSMLATFAREIVKTIEDMEGDRKDGASTLPIVIGERPAAYIACAFGLLAIILSPLPYLMKLFNEYYLFVVGIADLIFLYAIFMILKKNPAVSSKYFKIAMFFALLAFIAGSLLNNIL
- the nadA gene encoding quinolinate synthase NadA, which translates into the protein MDEVKRIKQLKKERNAIILAHNYQRGEVQDIADFVGDSFGLSQKAVDSGAEIIVFCGVDFMAESAAILNPEKTVLMPETSAQCPMAAMISPESLKLEKKKYPDAAVVCYVNTPASVKAESDICCTSANAVKVVNALPENEIIFVPDRNLALFVSAYTTKKIIPWNGYCPTHHLILPGDILLEKEEHPGAQILVHPECRPDVVSLADQVLSTAGMLKYAKQSGSREFIIGTELGLLHRLRKENPDKIFIPATNLAVCPNMKMNTLGSIIRALENNQHIIKVPEDIRIKAKKSLDRMLEVGRGD
- a CDS encoding RNA ligase partner protein, which encodes MIRQRFVLDTSALTDTQTREIEGGNLDTAMGGILAIIAEARLHLGISCYIPYPSVYTEMREFAKNNGCGEDTLARIDTWLVKKTPDRYEVKIPSKIFYDYVDFMRGRINKGMNVAEDAIWESATECLFRTTKAKTKHEIEPDIERNVIGGIINSFRDKYRNALRYGILDSAPDIDVLLLAKELDAAVVASDMGIQKWAEQLGLRFVEAKSFPSMIKEYLKRIKPEKVASMI